In a genomic window of Urocitellus parryii isolate mUroPar1 chromosome 11, mUroPar1.hap1, whole genome shotgun sequence:
- the Fcgr1a gene encoding high affinity immunoglobulin gamma Fc receptor I — MWLLTALLLWVPVGGQVDPTKAVITLQPPWVSVFQDEQVTLLCEGPQPPGDNSTRWFLNGTAIQTSTSKYSITAARVSESGEYRCQTGLSVPSDPVQLEIRRDWLLLQISSRVFTEGEPLTLRCHAWKSKPVYNVLFYQNGKAFQFSPRNSEFTIQKTNTSHNGVYHCSGLGRHRYTSEGVTVTVKELFSVPVLRASLSLPLLEGNLVTLSCETTLLPERAGLQLYYSFYVGSKTLVDRNASSKYQILAARREDSGSYWCEAVTEDGNVLKRSPALELQVLGLQSPTPVWFNILFYVSVGIIFLVNTVLCVTIHKELQRKKKWNLEVSLASDSGKKVTSHLQKDRYLEEEVNYLEQQEQPQEKAQQKNP, encoded by the exons ATGTGGCTCTTGACAGCTCTGCTCCTTTGGG TTCCAGTTGGTGGGCAAGTGG ACCCCACAAAGGCAGTGATCACCTTGCAGCCTCCGTGGGTAAGTGTGTTCCAAGATGAACAGGTCACCTTATTGTGTGAGGGGCCGCAACCGCCTGGAGACAACTCCACACGGTGGTTTCTCAACGGCACAGCCATTCAGACCTCGACCTCCAAGTATAGCATCACTGCAGCGAGGGTCAGTGAGAGTGGTGAATACAGGTGCCAGACAGGTCTCTCGGTGCCAAGTGATCCTGTACAGCTGGAAATCCGCAGAG ATTGGCTGCTACTCCAGATCTCTAGCAGAGTCTTCACTGAAGGAGAACCTCTGACTTTGAGGTGTCATGCATGGAAGAGTAAGCCGGTGTACAATGTGCTTTTCTACCAAAATGGCAAAGCTTTTCAGTTTTCTCCTCGGAATTCTGAATTTACCATTCAGAAAACCAACACAAGTCACAATGGCGTCTATCACTGCTCAGGCCTGGGAAGACATCGCTACACATCAGAGGGAGTAACTGTCACTGTGAAAG AGCTGTTTTCAGTCCCTGTGCTGAGAGCATCCTTGTCACTCCCCCTCCTGGAGGGGAACCTGGTCACCCTGAGCTGTGAAACCACGCTGCTCCCAGAGAGGGCTGGCCTGCAGCTGTACTACTCCTTCTACGTGGGCAGCAAGACCCTAGTGGACAGAAACGCATCCTCCAAGTACCAGATCTTAGCTGCTAGAAGAGAGGACTCCGGTTCCTACTGGTGTGAGGCAGTCACAGAAGATGGGAACGTACTGAAGCGCAGCCCTGCCTTGGAGCTTCAAGTGCTGG gCCTCCAGTCGCCAACTCCTGTCTGGTTTAACATCCTTTTCTATGTATCAGTGGGAATAATATTTTTGGTGAACACTGTTCTCTGTGTGACGATACATAAAgaactgcaaagaaagaaaaaatggaatttagAAGTTTCTTTGGCTTCAGATTCTGGGAAGAAAGTAACTTCCCACCTTCAAAAAGATAGATATTTAGAAGAAGAGGTGAATTATCTGGAACAACAAGAACAGCCTCAAGAAAAAGCACAACAGAAGAATCCCTAG